In the genome of Leptotrichia sp. HSP-536, the window TAAAAGTCAAAATTTCTCCTTTCTAAAATTCTCATTTAAGAAATTAATTATTTATTATTTTCTACATTTAAGAAAATTATACTTCCTAAAATTTTTTTATAAATTTCAAATATTCCAACTAAAATTCTGTAAATAATAAGAATAGTTATTACTGTCATTGCTGAATTTAGTGATTTTAATACAATTACTGAGGCAGCTGCTGTTAAGGTAGATGTCATAATTCCTGAAATTATGGTTACTAAAAATAGGGGAAGAATGATTCTTAACCTATTGCTTTCTAGCAGTTTTATATTTTTTTCAAATGCAGTTGTCAAGCTTACATTTCTTGATAGATATATTTGTCTAAAAAATGCTGCAAAATATGCAAGTACAAATATTACTCCAATACCTAGTACTTTTAAAGACTTTATAAGGTTATTTAAGAATGTCATAACTACAGCTAAAAGAACAGATCTTAATAATATATTTTTTTTTGTTAATTCATTTTTCTTATCAATCCTGCTGATAACATTACTTTGAAATAAATTTAAAACATATTCTATTACAATTAAAATTAAAATATTCATTAGTATATCAAATAATGGAAATTTAGGAAAAGAATCCTTAGCAGCAGCAGCTTTTACCGCAATAACGAACGAATTGTACATAGTATAGCCGCTAAGTGCAAATAATGCTATAATAGAAGGCAAGTATTTCTTATCTTTACTAAATATCTCCTTTAGAACTGAAAAAGATTTAATATAATAGTCTTTTTGTGTTAAATTTTTACTTTTTAATGATTCATTTATTTCTTTCATTTTTCCCTCATTTCTATTTTTATTTAAAATTTTTTAATGCTGTTCATTGTTTTGATTGCGAAAATATCCAGTCTTTTACACCTGGAATATTGTAGGCTACTTTCCAAGTTCCTGCATGTTCTGAACCAGGATTAGAATTTTTAGCCAAATAGGGATTTGTTCCTTTTTCAAAAGTTGTATATTTAATATTTGATTTTTGACTAATAACTTTTCTCGCTGCTTCCAAAAATTGTTCATTTGTATAATCTGCTTTCCAAGCCTCTCTTGTTACAATTGCACCTTTTTTAATAAGTTCACTTGTAATTGCGTTCATTCCTGGATAAGCTTTTTCATCTCCAGTTGAAACCATAATCCATAAGTTATTTTTTGCCATAGGAGCGACTTCTTTTTCATTCCATTGACAAGCTACTAAATATGAAGCGGCAAACAGTTCTGGATATTTATAATTCATAATAATTGCCATCATTCCACCCATCGATTGTCCCGTTGCATAAATTTTTTTGTCATCAATACTATATCTTGTAAGTAAATAGTCTCTTATCAAATTAACAGTTGTTTCCAAATCAGTTGTTATATTTCCATTGTCATCTACAACTTGCTTTGAATATTGTGGTGCAAGTACAAATGCTTCGTGTTTTATTTGTTCTTCAGGCGCTGCAAATGATACTGCGCCATTTCCTTGTAATAAAGTTGCTTTTGTATCTTCACTTAAAACTCCCATATCGTGCATAAATAATACAAGTGGATATTTTTTATTTTTATCATAATTTTTAGGAATATATAAATTATATTTAAGATTTATTCCAGTTTTTGTATCCCTAAATACAAATTGTTTAAAATTTTCTACTATTAAATCTTTTGTTTTATTGTTTTCAAGAATTGCTATATTTTTTGCCATTTTTTTTCCATTTGTAAATAAAATATCTTCTTTTTGTGTGATTCTGGATGTAGCCCGTTTCATTTGAAAACCTATTTCTGGACCACTTTCCACACGGAGTGAAGCTCCTTCATCTTTTGGATTTAATTCAATAATAACGTATTTTCCATCTTTTACAATATTAGTTTTTTCCGGACGATTATTTGAATAAATTTTTTCGATAGTTCTATCTGATACGGCAAAAGTATCTTTTGTCAGTTGAGAATTTACAACTTTTTCATTAAATTCTACAATAATATGTGTAATTTGCTGTCCTGTTCCAAATACTTCTGTAACAGATGTTATATTTTTTATGCCTTTAGGATATTTTATTTTTTCAGTTTTCAATGTAGTAGTAGTTTCTGAAAAAACGTTTGCCGTTGATAACAGTATCCCGAACATTATTAAAAATAATAATATTTTTTTCATTATTTTCCTCCTTTGTCATTTTTTATTCTCTCTTTTTATTATGATAATCAAAAGCCTTTCTTAAATTTTACCACAATTTTTTTAGATTTCAAAATTTCTTAAGGAATAAATTTTTATTTTCAAAATATACTTGAACCCATTTAAAATAGAACTATTAAAAATTATATAACTTTAGAGTTTGAGTAAAATAGTCATAGATTTTGAGTTCGGTTTTAAGGTAGTTTTACTATGATAGTTAGTTAAATATTTTATTCTTTTACAATATTTAAAAAATCTGTTTTTCTTGTTTTCATTATTACAAATGTTTCATTAGTTTCTTCATCATTTTTCTTTTTATTTTTTATACTTTCGATAGTTATAATCTTTTCTACAAGTTGCATTGAAATTTTTTTATTTAATTCTATTATTTTCTCCTGTGCATTTTCCAAAAAGTACAGTTCAAAATGATTTCTTGTTTCAAGGATTCTCTGAATTTTATGTTTTTCAGCAAATAATTTTAATTTAATGCTTAAAATAAATTTTTTCATCTGCTCTGGAATTTTTCCAAACCTATCTCTAATTTCATCAAGCAAATCAGTTAATTCACTATCTGTTTCCAGCATTGCAAAACGTTTATAGATATTCAGCCTCTCCTCATCCTTTTCAATATATGTTTCAGGAATGAAGCCTCTTTCATCCAGAACAATTTCCACATTTTCAATTTT includes:
- a CDS encoding alpha/beta hydrolase-fold protein; the protein is MKKILLFLIMFGILLSTANVFSETTTTLKTEKIKYPKGIKNITSVTEVFGTGQQITHIIVEFNEKVVNSQLTKDTFAVSDRTIEKIYSNNRPEKTNIVKDGKYVIIELNPKDEGASLRVESGPEIGFQMKRATSRITQKEDILFTNGKKMAKNIAILENNKTKDLIVENFKQFVFRDTKTGINLKYNLYIPKNYDKNKKYPLVLFMHDMGVLSEDTKATLLQGNGAVSFAAPEEQIKHEAFVLAPQYSKQVVDDNGNITTDLETTVNLIRDYLLTRYSIDDKKIYATGQSMGGMMAIIMNYKYPELFAASYLVACQWNEKEVAPMAKNNLWIMVSTGDEKAYPGMNAITSELIKKGAIVTREAWKADYTNEQFLEAARKVISQKSNIKYTTFEKGTNPYLAKNSNPGSEHAGTWKVAYNIPGVKDWIFSQSKQ